In the genome of Pseudobdellovibrionaceae bacterium, one region contains:
- a CDS encoding cytochrome c3 family protein, translated as MSRKVLVPVVLVVTLAALFIWIYLVTNNKVVFGYNINYQPTQPIPYSHKVHAGQYKIDCRYCHANVDKSRHATVPSLNICMNCHLSVKTGSPIIQKLTQHYINNQPVEWQKVHLLPDYVKFDHSKHINAGKQCQDCHGQVETMEEVFQKESLSMGWCVDCHRKKENNAPTSCVTCHY; from the coding sequence ATGTCTCGTAAAGTTCTTGTTCCTGTTGTCTTAGTGGTCACACTAGCGGCTTTATTTATTTGGATTTATTTGGTAACCAATAATAAAGTGGTTTTTGGCTATAATATTAATTACCAACCTACTCAACCTATTCCTTACTCTCATAAAGTACATGCAGGTCAATACAAAATTGATTGTCGTTATTGTCATGCTAATGTTGATAAATCCAGGCATGCCACTGTACCTAGTTTAAATATTTGTATGAACTGCCACTTGTCTGTTAAAACCGGCAGTCCTATCATTCAAAAGTTAACGCAACATTATATAAATAATCAACCCGTAGAGTGGCAAAAAGTACATTTATTACCAGATTATGTAAAGTTTGATCATTCCAAACATATTAATGCCGGTAAGCAATGCCAAGACTGTCATGGACAGGTGGAAACTATGGAAGAGGTTTTTCAAAAAGAAAGTTTATCTATGGGTTGGTGTGTAGATTGCCATAGAAAAAAAGAAAATAATGCACCCACTAGTTGTGTAACTTGTCATTATTAA